The Methanomassiliicoccales archaeon genome has a segment encoding these proteins:
- the smc gene encoding chromosome segregation protein SMC: protein MYLKQIEVENFKSFGKKLTIPMLSGFTAVTGPNGSGKSNIADAILFVLGPKSSKAIRAGKLSDLIFNGGNAKAPANHTRVSLVFDNADRTIPLDEDIVKLTRYVKLSDAGEGYNSYFYVNERKSTLTEFDFLLSSARISAEGYNLVQQGDVTHIVEMSTIDRRRVLDEISGIAKFDEEILKAEVEKCSAQDNIDRIAIILGELDKQIRQLEQERGAALKYLEMRDRLSLAKARLAHKRKEGAEAEIRGISEQIASYSKEIEAHKTRKAELESQIRSIEDLYLKKENELQAKGGAEFQQLKEKMDGLRVDVARASDLRERSTEQMGEVRDEIKALSEERDALLKEKQGQEASLVATSAELKSLDEKVKKLQRDEAKLKGELSSYDSELSALEKIIKEKDQHIRERSEALHVKKLEKERLERLAQDLGAELEALHAEQESADFEVKDLDWRVKEIGKQGKDSSGSLKSMQEQFYSKKNRETQLTKMAAELEQAVRNLTREYNHLKAEEEAAVNVARGYNRAVKAILEARDRSEMKGIHGTIAELADVDPKYEVALNVAAGGRMQSIIVEDDEVASNAINYLKRSDLGRATFLPLNKMLDGKPRGKALLAEKEAAGFAIDLIKFDEQYRAAFWYVFGDTVVVDTLQKARQLMGGVRLVTAGGELIEASGAMVGGTVEGSKLKFGSGKGKADEVAEELRKATEQADKVSTELTTLRQEVIDLESKIREISGSDRGKGIELEGLKKQLAEQKVRSKRVTEGAAAKQTEKERALSQTAELGLQITKMEGELTKLRAELEVSTKRQMEIAPTELSQKLREAQSTLTSISQSLSEKRTEHEFLKLNAEVRERRLNEMAGQEEQFKEKLRLLDAQGKGAGEKENRSKVELAALKKIEDSMGKEITALRDEKEKLLRQKGQALADREKVAVKLETSNDFLIGLNTKKTLGEEKLRELVQEIAQHNLAVSYPLPSLDDIHSEMVLCENSLNGMGAVNLRSIEDYDEKKARHVELRGETKRLEDQRDQLVALTDQLNEKKKVNLVQVYDAVNANFRRVYAELSGGGEAELLLENPQEPFQGGLVIKARPRNGKVLRLEALSGGEKSLTALAFIFALQEWQPSPFYLLDEVDMFLDAVNAEMVANRVKKSSTTAQFVQISLRKVTLNKADHIIGVTKPAGGISNIIFKPNIGDLSELEKDIELPEDKVKRDG, encoded by the coding sequence TACAACTCCTATTTCTACGTCAACGAACGAAAGTCCACCCTGACCGAGTTCGATTTTCTACTCTCCAGCGCCCGCATCAGCGCCGAGGGCTACAATCTGGTCCAGCAGGGCGACGTCACCCATATCGTGGAGATGTCCACCATAGATCGCCGGCGGGTGCTGGACGAGATATCCGGTATCGCCAAGTTCGACGAGGAGATCCTGAAGGCCGAGGTGGAGAAGTGCTCGGCCCAGGACAACATAGACCGCATAGCCATCATCCTGGGCGAGCTGGACAAGCAGATCCGCCAGCTGGAGCAGGAGCGCGGTGCGGCCCTCAAGTACCTCGAGATGAGGGACCGGCTGTCCCTGGCCAAGGCCCGGCTTGCTCACAAGCGCAAGGAAGGGGCGGAGGCCGAGATACGCGGCATCAGCGAGCAGATCGCTTCCTATTCCAAGGAGATCGAGGCCCACAAGACCCGCAAGGCCGAACTAGAGTCCCAGATCAGGTCCATCGAGGACCTCTATCTCAAAAAAGAGAACGAACTTCAGGCCAAGGGAGGTGCTGAGTTCCAGCAGCTGAAGGAGAAGATGGACGGGCTGCGGGTGGACGTGGCCAGAGCATCGGACCTGCGCGAGAGGTCGACGGAACAGATGGGCGAGGTCCGTGACGAGATCAAGGCCCTGTCCGAAGAGCGGGACGCCCTACTGAAGGAAAAGCAGGGGCAGGAAGCGTCATTGGTCGCGACCAGCGCCGAACTGAAATCACTGGACGAAAAGGTCAAGAAACTGCAGCGCGACGAGGCCAAGCTGAAAGGGGAGCTCAGCTCCTACGACAGCGAGCTCTCGGCCCTGGAGAAAATCATCAAGGAAAAGGACCAGCATATCCGTGAGAGGTCGGAGGCGCTGCACGTCAAGAAGCTAGAGAAGGAGCGCCTGGAGAGGCTGGCCCAGGACCTGGGGGCGGAACTGGAGGCGCTGCACGCCGAACAGGAATCCGCCGATTTCGAGGTCAAGGACCTGGACTGGAGGGTAAAGGAGATAGGCAAGCAGGGCAAGGACTCCAGCGGGTCTCTCAAATCCATGCAGGAGCAGTTCTATTCTAAGAAGAACCGGGAGACGCAGCTCACCAAGATGGCCGCCGAGCTGGAACAGGCGGTGCGCAACCTCACTCGGGAGTATAATCACCTCAAGGCCGAAGAGGAGGCGGCGGTCAACGTCGCCCGCGGCTACAACCGTGCGGTCAAGGCCATCTTAGAGGCTAGGGACCGCAGCGAAATGAAGGGGATACACGGAACCATCGCCGAGCTGGCCGATGTCGACCCCAAGTACGAGGTTGCACTGAACGTAGCCGCCGGCGGCCGTATGCAGTCCATTATCGTCGAGGACGATGAGGTGGCCTCCAACGCCATCAACTACCTGAAGCGCAGCGATCTGGGACGGGCCACGTTCCTGCCGCTCAATAAGATGCTAGACGGCAAGCCCCGCGGCAAGGCCCTGCTAGCGGAGAAGGAAGCTGCTGGGTTCGCTATCGATCTTATAAAGTTCGACGAGCAGTACCGAGCCGCCTTCTGGTATGTGTTCGGGGACACGGTCGTGGTCGACACTTTACAAAAGGCAAGGCAGCTCATGGGCGGCGTGCGCCTAGTGACCGCCGGCGGCGAGCTCATCGAGGCCTCCGGGGCCATGGTCGGCGGAACGGTCGAGGGCAGCAAGCTCAAGTTCGGCTCTGGAAAGGGCAAGGCCGACGAGGTGGCCGAGGAGCTACGCAAGGCCACGGAGCAGGCCGACAAGGTCTCCACGGAACTGACGACGCTCCGGCAGGAGGTCATCGACCTGGAGTCGAAGATCCGCGAGATCAGCGGCTCGGACCGGGGCAAGGGTATCGAGCTGGAAGGTCTGAAGAAGCAGCTGGCCGAGCAGAAGGTCCGTTCCAAGAGGGTGACAGAGGGCGCCGCGGCCAAGCAGACCGAGAAGGAAAGGGCGCTGTCCCAGACGGCGGAGCTCGGGCTACAAATCACCAAGATGGAAGGGGAGCTCACGAAACTGAGGGCGGAGCTGGAAGTCAGCACCAAGCGCCAGATGGAGATCGCCCCCACCGAACTTTCACAGAAGCTGAGGGAGGCCCAGTCGACGCTCACCAGCATATCACAATCACTTTCAGAGAAGCGCACTGAGCACGAATTCCTCAAGCTAAACGCCGAGGTCAGGGAAAGGCGCCTAAACGAGATGGCCGGGCAGGAGGAGCAGTTCAAGGAGAAGCTGCGCCTGTTGGACGCCCAGGGCAAAGGGGCCGGGGAGAAGGAGAACCGGTCCAAGGTGGAACTGGCCGCCCTGAAGAAGATCGAGGACTCCATGGGCAAGGAGATCACCGCCCTGCGGGACGAGAAAGAGAAGCTCCTGAGACAAAAGGGACAGGCCCTGGCCGACCGGGAGAAGGTGGCCGTGAAGCTGGAGACCTCTAATGACTTCCTCATTGGGCTGAACACCAAGAAGACCTTGGGCGAGGAGAAGCTCCGGGAACTGGTCCAGGAGATCGCCCAGCATAATCTGGCGGTGAGCTACCCGCTACCGTCCCTGGACGACATCCATTCGGAGATGGTGCTGTGCGAGAACTCCCTTAACGGCATGGGCGCGGTCAACCTGCGCTCCATCGAGGATTACGATGAGAAGAAGGCCAGGCACGTCGAGCTGCGCGGGGAGACCAAGCGGCTCGAGGACCAGAGGGACCAGCTGGTGGCGCTGACCGACCAGCTGAACGAGAAAAAGAAGGTCAACCTGGTCCAGGTGTATGACGCCGTCAACGCCAACTTCCGCCGGGTGTACGCCGAGCTCTCCGGGGGCGGAGAGGCGGAGCTGCTGCTGGAGAACCCGCAGGAGCCCTTCCAGGGCGGACTAGTCATCAAGGCCCGGCCGCGCAACGGCAAGGTACTGAGATTGGAGGCGCTGAGCGGAGGGGAGAAGAGCCTGACCGCACTGGCCTTCATCTTCGCCCTGCAGGAGTGGCAACCGTCGCCGTTCTACCTGCTGGACGAGGTCGATATGTTCCTGGACGCGGTCAACGCCGAGATGGTGGCCAACCGGGTCAAGAAGAGCAGCACCACCGCCCAGTTCGTGCAGATATCCCTGAGGAAGGTCACCCTGAACAAGGCTGACCACATAATCGGGGTGACCAAGCCGGCTGGCGGCATTTCCAACATCATTTTCAAGCCGAACATCGGCGACCTGAGCGAGCTGGAGAAGGACATAGAACTGCCTGAGGATAAGGTCAAGAGGGATGGGTAA
- a CDS encoding segregation/condensation protein A, producing the protein MTEVGSLDNVMGHLMFHKALIDEGRGAEKINRYLGLLRSAEDEHQFAGREPLDRSLQLVFELVLSNDLDPWDVDLMKFAKLYGQRMKTEEVDFIVAGKLMHMAWSILHMQSREVLVLNDNRRDELFCADWDLDAMDQFVEHPQPDVDLNVPENVELTEVIRHRCTRPVALIDLLEAFETAQQEVEVSLNRQRVREQLLKAQERFDGKSHNDNQEKDVAETWERIMRCGNGPMALEDLFEGDKEDCIKVFVSLLFLARNGKISLWQEELPYGQIFLEIKLPWEIGQLVDGQEAQLPVAHAQMVM; encoded by the coding sequence ATGACAGAGGTTGGGAGCTTGGACAACGTGATGGGACATCTGATGTTCCACAAGGCATTGATCGACGAGGGGCGGGGAGCGGAGAAGATCAACCGCTACCTGGGGCTATTGCGCTCGGCCGAGGACGAGCACCAGTTCGCCGGCCGCGAGCCGCTGGACCGTTCGTTGCAGTTAGTGTTCGAGCTGGTCCTGAGCAACGACCTGGACCCCTGGGACGTGGACCTGATGAAGTTCGCCAAGCTCTACGGGCAGAGGATGAAGACCGAGGAGGTCGATTTCATCGTGGCCGGCAAGCTCATGCACATGGCCTGGAGCATACTGCACATGCAGTCCCGCGAGGTGCTAGTGCTCAACGACAACCGCCGCGATGAGCTGTTCTGCGCCGACTGGGACCTGGACGCCATGGACCAGTTCGTGGAGCACCCCCAGCCGGACGTCGACCTGAACGTTCCGGAGAACGTGGAGCTCACCGAGGTGATAAGGCACCGCTGCACGCGGCCGGTCGCGCTCATCGACCTGCTCGAGGCCTTCGAGACCGCCCAGCAGGAAGTGGAGGTATCCTTGAACCGCCAGAGGGTCCGGGAGCAGCTGCTCAAGGCCCAGGAAAGGTTCGACGGCAAGAGCCACAACGACAACCAGGAGAAGGACGTCGCTGAAACATGGGAGAGGATAATGCGCTGCGGCAACGGCCCCATGGCCCTGGAGGACCTGTTCGAGGGGGACAAAGAGGACTGCATCAAGGTTTTTGTATCGCTGCTGTTCCTGGCCCGTAACGGCAAGATATCGCTGTGGCAGGAAGAGCTTCCCTATGGCCAAATATTCCTGGAGATCAAGCTGCCCTGGGAGATCGGCCAGCTGGTGGACGGTCAGGAGGCCCAGCTCCCGGTGGCCCACGCCCAGATGGTGATGTGA
- the scpB gene encoding SMC-Scp complex subunit ScpB, producing MDRAVEAVLFAASQPLRASDISDMCGLGPDAVRKELRHLEKEYETRDSAIQVVKIGQRYSLQLRPEYNHYALPFAEQDISTEVLKTAAIIAYNQPILQSDLAKMLGSGVYERVKELRQMGLVTGKHAGQSLLLSTTREFSEKFGLGTKKEEIKEWMESKFKQ from the coding sequence GTGGACCGTGCGGTGGAGGCCGTGCTGTTCGCCGCGTCCCAGCCCCTCCGGGCCAGTGACATCTCTGACATGTGCGGTCTAGGACCCGACGCCGTGCGCAAGGAACTGAGGCACCTGGAAAAGGAGTACGAAACGCGAGACTCGGCCATCCAGGTGGTCAAGATCGGGCAGAGATACTCCCTGCAGCTGCGCCCCGAGTACAATCACTACGCCTTGCCATTCGCTGAACAGGATATATCGACCGAAGTGCTCAAGACCGCGGCCATCATCGCCTACAACCAGCCGATTTTACAAAGCGACCTGGCCAAGATGCTCGGCTCCGGCGTATACGAAAGGGTGAAGGAGCTCAGACAGATGGGCCTGGTCACCGGCAAGCACGCGGGGCAGTCCCTACTGCTCAGCACCACCCGGGAGTTCTCGGAGAAGTTCGGCCTGGGGACCAAGAAGGAAGAGATAAAGGAGTGGATGGAATCAAAGTTCAAACAGTAG
- a CDS encoding LSM domain-containing protein, producing the protein MVMPLALMEKTLNKKVSLLLKDNRVLEGKLTGYDEYMNMVLEETEERNADQVRRLGVVILRGNNVVSIAPL; encoded by the coding sequence ATGGTAATGCCTCTAGCGCTCATGGAGAAAACCCTGAACAAGAAGGTATCCCTCCTGCTCAAGGACAACCGCGTCTTGGAAGGGAAGCTCACCGGTTACGATGAGTACATGAACATGGTCCTAGAGGAGACCGAGGAGCGCAACGCGGACCAGGTCCGGCGGTTGGGCGTCGTGATCCTGCGGGGCAACAACGTCGTGAGCATTGCCCCCCTCTGA
- a CDS encoding NDP-sugar synthase produces the protein MKALILAGGMGTRLRPLTFSIPKPIVPLLGKPLVMHIIDSLPAEVDTVVLAVSYMKETLEDHFRQHDYGRQVILVNEEEPLGTGGAIRNVRKHLDGEFLCFNGDIISSLDIDAFLRFHRRMGGIGTIALWQVPDPSAFGVIRMQGERIVDFQEKPAPGTAASDLINAGIYAFEPEILDHIGEGVISLERAVFPRVLEQGLFGYRFSGHWVDCGTSESYLTAQSVLIDHGHNLHRPASETGSEVRGQNHLDGVKLEGCVVGPHVCAQPRSAIMSGSTVDRSTLMEGAIVGKGCRVHNCILGPGTVIEDGAVVEDKVLIGH, from the coding sequence ATGAAAGCACTGATCCTGGCCGGGGGCATGGGCACCCGGCTAAGGCCATTGACCTTCTCCATTCCCAAACCCATCGTACCGTTGCTCGGCAAGCCGCTGGTCATGCACATAATCGATTCGCTGCCAGCGGAGGTGGACACGGTCGTACTGGCCGTCAGCTACATGAAGGAGACCCTGGAAGACCATTTCCGTCAACACGACTACGGCCGTCAGGTCATTCTGGTCAATGAAGAGGAGCCCCTGGGCACGGGAGGCGCCATACGCAACGTCCGGAAACACCTGGACGGCGAGTTCTTGTGCTTCAACGGGGACATAATCAGCTCCCTGGACATCGACGCCTTCCTTCGCTTCCACCGACGGATGGGGGGGATCGGCACCATAGCGCTGTGGCAGGTGCCGGACCCCTCCGCCTTCGGGGTGATAAGGATGCAGGGAGAGCGCATCGTGGACTTCCAGGAGAAGCCGGCGCCGGGAACTGCAGCCTCGGACCTGATCAACGCCGGGATCTACGCGTTCGAACCGGAGATACTGGACCATATCGGCGAAGGTGTCATTTCCTTGGAACGGGCTGTGTTCCCCCGGGTGCTGGAGCAGGGCTTGTTCGGATACAGGTTCTCCGGTCACTGGGTGGATTGCGGGACGTCGGAGAGCTACCTGACCGCCCAGTCAGTGCTCATCGATCACGGTCATAATCTTCACCGGCCAGCGTCCGAGACAGGTTCGGAGGTAAGGGGACAGAACCATCTGGACGGTGTGAAGCTCGAAGGATGCGTGGTCGGGCCGCATGTCTGCGCTCAACCTCGCTCCGCCATAATGTCCGGTTCGACCGTCGACCGCTCCACGCTCATGGAGGGAGCCATCGTGGGCAAGGGATGTCGTGTCCACAACTGCATACTGGGGCCTGGAACGGTGATCGAGGACGGCGCGGTCGTGGAGGACAAGGTACTGATCGGTCATTGA
- the glmM gene encoding phosphoglucosamine mutase produces the protein MTKLFGTNGVRGVVNKDMNVELALEVGRAIGTFMMGKVAIATDSRTSADMLRLAVSAGMTSAGTSVVDLGMLPTPALQYYVKNTGVKGGVMITASHNPPEFNGIKCIDHDGTEMPRKKEEVIERIFTEKSFSLPEWRAVGTVSRLDGVGASYANAIRRSVDRVAIADANLHVVLDCANGAGTVTSPGLLDALGVRAVTLNGNPQGTFPGHPSEPTPDNLKDLISVVKATGADLGIAHDGDADRTIFVDDQGNYVYGDQSLSVVASHMVQENEGGIVVTPVSTSSCLEEVVKKHNGQVIYTKVGAPIVARKMMEVQALFGGEENGGLIFPEHQYCRDAAMAMAKMLEIIAKKGPLSELLKEVPRYCLDKRKLECPEEKKEWALEQVEVYFADQRTDLTDGIKIYFDGGWSLVRPSGTEPIFRIYSEGKDEGTAKRCGDECEEVLRELLEK, from the coding sequence ATGACCAAACTTTTCGGAACCAATGGAGTGCGCGGGGTAGTCAATAAGGACATGAACGTCGAGCTGGCGCTGGAGGTCGGTCGGGCCATAGGCACATTCATGATGGGGAAGGTGGCCATCGCCACGGACTCCCGGACCTCCGCCGACATGCTGCGCCTGGCCGTATCCGCCGGGATGACCTCGGCGGGGACCAGCGTGGTGGACCTGGGCATGCTGCCGACGCCCGCCCTGCAGTATTACGTCAAGAACACTGGAGTAAAGGGAGGAGTGATGATCACCGCCTCCCACAACCCGCCGGAGTTCAACGGCATCAAGTGCATCGACCACGACGGCACGGAGATGCCGCGGAAGAAGGAGGAGGTCATCGAGCGCATCTTCACGGAAAAGAGCTTCTCCCTGCCAGAATGGAGGGCGGTAGGCACCGTCTCCCGCTTGGATGGGGTGGGGGCCTCCTACGCCAACGCCATAAGGCGCTCGGTGGACCGGGTGGCCATCGCCGATGCCAACCTCCACGTGGTATTGGACTGCGCCAACGGCGCCGGGACGGTCACCTCTCCTGGGCTGCTCGATGCCCTGGGCGTGAGGGCGGTGACGCTGAACGGGAACCCGCAGGGCACCTTCCCCGGTCATCCCAGCGAGCCGACCCCGGACAATCTCAAGGACCTTATCTCGGTGGTCAAAGCCACCGGCGCGGACCTGGGCATAGCCCACGATGGGGACGCCGACCGCACCATATTCGTGGACGACCAGGGCAACTACGTCTACGGGGACCAATCGCTGAGCGTTGTGGCCTCACACATGGTGCAGGAGAACGAAGGGGGCATCGTGGTAACTCCGGTGAGCACCTCCTCCTGCCTGGAAGAGGTCGTCAAAAAGCACAACGGCCAGGTCATCTACACCAAAGTGGGCGCACCGATAGTCGCCCGCAAGATGATGGAGGTCCAGGCCCTCTTCGGCGGGGAGGAGAACGGCGGGCTGATCTTCCCCGAGCACCAGTACTGCCGGGACGCGGCCATGGCCATGGCCAAGATGCTGGAGATAATCGCCAAGAAGGGGCCTCTCTCCGAACTGCTGAAAGAAGTGCCCCGTTACTGCCTGGACAAACGGAAGCTGGAGTGCCCGGAGGAAAAGAAGGAGTGGGCTCTGGAGCAGGTCGAAGTGTACTTCGCCGACCAGCGCACCGACCTCACCGACGGGATCAAGATCTATTTCGACGGTGGATGGAGCCTGGTCCGGCCATCCGGAACGGAGCCGATCTTCCGCATCTACTCCGAGGGAAAGGACGAGGGCACCGCAAAGAGGTGCGGTGACGAGTGCGAGGAAGTGCTGCGGGAACTGCTGGAAAAGTGA
- a CDS encoding TMEM165/GDT1 family protein, translating into MDLTPLISAFILISITELGDKTMIAAITLSSKYPKRTVFLGAFLGLALVTAVGVLIGEVLFQFVPAWIVGLAAGVIFILFGVVTLLLPEKEEEAEVKDKSRWGGFLTAFGFIGLMELGDKTQLSVITLSAESGAALLVFIGAAMAFFWLTALEVTVGKAIGEKVPKDYIRKGSGLVFIIFGIIFLAQQLL; encoded by the coding sequence TTGGACCTCACCCCTCTCATATCGGCTTTCATACTAATCTCCATCACCGAGCTGGGAGACAAGACCATGATCGCGGCCATCACCCTGTCCTCGAAATATCCGAAGAGAACCGTGTTCCTGGGGGCCTTCCTGGGTCTGGCATTGGTCACGGCCGTCGGCGTGCTCATCGGGGAGGTGCTATTCCAGTTCGTGCCAGCCTGGATTGTCGGTCTGGCCGCCGGTGTGATCTTCATTCTATTCGGAGTGGTCACCCTGCTGCTTCCAGAGAAAGAGGAAGAGGCGGAGGTCAAGGATAAGAGCCGCTGGGGCGGGTTCTTGACCGCCTTCGGCTTTATTGGCCTGATGGAGCTGGGGGACAAGACCCAGCTATCGGTCATCACTCTCTCCGCGGAATCTGGCGCAGCCCTGTTGGTCTTCATCGGCGCAGCGATGGCATTCTTCTGGCTTACAGCCCTGGAGGTGACCGTGGGCAAGGCCATCGGGGAGAAGGTCCCCAAGGACTACATACGGAAGGGAAGCGGCCTGGTCTTCATCATCTTCGGGATCATATTCCTGGCGCAGCAACTGCTGTGA
- the speB gene encoding agmatinase, which produces MARSDSFSLANSTFEEAEFVIMGVPYDGTTRFRSGTRKAPAAIRKASKLLDPYVFEHKLDLSTVKVHDLGDLDCGSSCEDMFKAVEKEAGKVITAGKFPILMGGERSITYPLVKAFKEVGVISIDAHLDFQSNGDRKFDHSCTMRKVADVVGIENILPFGVRSISKEELTGEMPNYVDAYQIREMGLDNSWKKALNMMRREDVLLSLDMDGIDPGFAPGTSRPEPFGLTGYEVKRCIDMVGDRLVGFDVSEVLPLHDPGATAALAARLIMEVVAIVHTRRGEK; this is translated from the coding sequence ATGGCCCGCAGCGACTCGTTCTCTCTGGCCAATTCCACTTTTGAGGAGGCGGAGTTCGTCATCATGGGGGTACCTTACGATGGCACCACCCGCTTCCGTTCCGGCACCCGGAAGGCGCCCGCGGCCATACGCAAGGCCTCGAAATTGTTGGACCCCTATGTCTTCGAGCACAAGCTGGACCTGTCCACGGTTAAGGTCCACGACCTAGGTGATCTGGACTGCGGCTCTTCCTGCGAGGACATGTTCAAGGCGGTAGAGAAGGAGGCCGGGAAGGTAATCACCGCGGGCAAGTTCCCTATCCTGATGGGCGGCGAGCGCAGCATCACCTATCCGCTGGTGAAGGCCTTCAAGGAGGTCGGGGTCATAAGCATCGACGCTCACCTGGACTTCCAATCGAACGGCGACCGCAAGTTCGACCACTCCTGCACTATGAGGAAGGTGGCGGACGTGGTGGGCATCGAGAACATTTTGCCCTTCGGCGTGCGTTCCATCTCCAAGGAGGAGCTGACCGGGGAGATGCCCAATTACGTGGACGCCTACCAGATAAGGGAGATGGGCCTGGACAACTCCTGGAAGAAGGCCCTCAACATGATGCGTCGGGAGGACGTGCTGCTGAGCCTGGACATGGACGGGATAGACCCGGGGTTCGCCCCCGGGACCTCGCGCCCCGAGCCTTTCGGCCTAACGGGCTACGAGGTCAAACGCTGCATCGACATGGTGGGCGATCGCCTGGTCGGTTTCGACGTCTCCGAGGTGCTGCCACTCCATGATCCAGGGGCCACCGCCGCTCTGGCCGCCCGCCTCATTATGGAAGTGGTCGCCATCGTGCACACCCGTCGGGGTGAAAAGTAG
- a CDS encoding translation initiation factor IF-5A, with the protein MSWTQQEVRELKEGRYMLIDGEPCKIINITTSKPGKHGEAKSNIDAVGIFDNKKRNIVHPVKHKVQVPMIDKRKAQILSIAGDEVQLMDLDTYETFQLPIPEEYKGQLNAGEEIMYMIAMDRRKITKV; encoded by the coding sequence ATGTCGTGGACTCAACAGGAAGTCAGGGAGCTGAAGGAAGGCCGTTACATGCTGATCGACGGCGAACCCTGCAAGATCATCAACATCACCACCTCCAAGCCCGGGAAGCACGGGGAGGCCAAATCCAACATCGATGCCGTGGGCATCTTTGACAACAAGAAGCGCAACATAGTTCACCCCGTCAAGCACAAGGTCCAGGTGCCCATGATCGACAAGCGCAAGGCGCAGATCCTTTCCATCGCCGGTGACGAGGTCCAGCTCATGGACCTGGATACCTACGAGACCTTCCAGCTGCCCATTCCAGAGGAATACAAGGGACAGCTCAACGCCGGCGAGGAGATCATGTACATGATCGCCATGGACCGTCGCAAGATCACCAAGGTGTGA
- a CDS encoding ribosomal biogenesis protein: MILITKWFGVFLCEDTEVRRFKLFEKEPKLVAHKLAAVQRGEILPEERELAVRRMKVADSRLKPLGKPMVFDSSFIRPETYGLTPELMQKVMVELGKIRVREPLSEDRSIAQAIRATDDLIDEINLLSERLHEWYGVYFPELGDYAVEAEYARLVAEIGEREAIMAQLGVSLESVGTDLVERDLQVIRGLGGTLFELYKRKESLDAYILEGMNRVAPNLTSLLNPNLAARLISLAGGLQRLAKLPSSTVQLLGAEKALFLHLRSGKSPPKHGVIFQHPWINRSPYWHRGKVARSLGGKISIAAKVDYYHGEPIADQLKEQMERRVAEIKEKYPNPPQRQPRPQGRYNNQRQGQRYGQGRRR; this comes from the coding sequence ATGATCCTGATAACTAAATGGTTCGGAGTGTTCCTGTGCGAGGACACCGAGGTTCGCCGGTTCAAGCTGTTCGAGAAGGAACCTAAGCTGGTGGCTCATAAGCTGGCAGCGGTCCAGCGCGGGGAGATACTCCCGGAGGAGAGGGAGCTGGCGGTGAGGCGCATGAAGGTGGCCGATTCGCGGCTGAAACCCCTCGGAAAGCCCATGGTATTCGATTCGTCCTTCATCAGACCGGAGACCTACGGGCTGACCCCGGAGCTCATGCAGAAGGTCATGGTCGAGCTGGGCAAGATCAGGGTGCGCGAGCCCTTGAGCGAGGACCGCTCCATCGCCCAAGCCATTCGGGCCACCGACGACCTCATCGATGAGATCAACCTCCTGAGCGAACGTCTGCACGAATGGTACGGGGTGTACTTCCCGGAACTGGGCGACTACGCGGTGGAGGCAGAGTACGCTCGCCTGGTGGCGGAGATCGGGGAGAGAGAGGCCATCATGGCGCAACTGGGCGTCTCCCTCGAATCGGTGGGCACGGACCTGGTGGAAAGAGACCTGCAGGTCATCCGGGGCCTGGGCGGGACGCTGTTCGAGCTTTACAAGCGCAAGGAGTCCCTGGACGCCTACATCCTGGAAGGGATGAACCGGGTGGCGCCCAACCTGACCTCGCTGCTCAACCCCAACCTGGCCGCTCGCCTAATTTCCCTGGCCGGGGGGCTGCAACGCCTGGCTAAATTGCCGTCCAGCACCGTGCAGCTGCTGGGGGCGGAGAAGGCCCTGTTCCTGCACCTGCGGTCGGGCAAGAGCCCTCCCAAGCACGGGGTCATATTCCAGCACCCATGGATCAACCGGTCGCCCTACTGGCATAGGGGCAAGGTGGCCCGCAGCCTGGGCGGCAAGATAAGCATCGCCGCCAAGGTGGATTATTATCATGGCGAGCCCATAGCCGACCAGCTGAAGGAGCAGATGGAGAGACGGGTTGCCGAGATCAAGGAGAAGTACCCCAACCCGCCCCAAAGACAGCCGCGCCCTCAAGGAAGGTACAACAATCAGCGTCAGGGTCAACGCTATGGCCAAGGCCGTCGGAGATAA